The DNA sequence aatttgtgctggtctttttttaaaaaaaaataatagaaaaatttatgacattttaaaaaatctacattttaaaaaaaaaaaagtggactGACTTCCGTACTTCCTCCAATCTTAAcaatttcataaacaaaatataatgcATCTTTAGCTAAATTATGAGCCACCTTATTAGCTTTCTGATTCACATAACCCACCTGCTGCCATGGCTTGGCTCCTCGTATATATCTTCATGCTTCTTGATATTGAATATCGTAGAGCTGCTATAACGTCTTCTCCCTCTATGATCTCTCACCATAACCCCATTAATGCTAGTCATATTTGTTTTTGCATCCCAATTAGTTTTGTAATATCCTTGATCTGTAGGAGCGCCCTGCCACTTGTGTACATCAGTGATTTAATCATATACCTCTTCAGAATCTTTAAGGAACTACTAAGCTTGGTTCACCAACATATATCGATCCAGAAAAAAGGTACTCACTCAAAAACTACAGAATCTCTTCTCAACCACAACTTTCGCATTATGAGTACCGTTGCTTTATCAAGTTCTTGCTGCTGATCTAGTCTTTCATCAAGCGTTTGTAACAGTAGCAGAATATTATCCAcatgtaaattttttgaatCCCTCCACACATCTCCAAAGAATATGTGCAGTATTGTATAGGGCATTTGTCATCTTGTATTAGCTTCCTTTCAGCCAAATTTGCCTTGGTAGGTAGTCCATTAttacatattttccataaagGCAATTTGACTGCATTTGGAGTATTCATGCTCGATCCAAATCTTTTGTCTAGAATTCAACGTAGAAGAATGACctattatatatacttcttGCTTCTAATTGCTTCTGTGGGTGGAATATATGCACTCTTGACATGAGTAATTAAACTGTCCGTGCATCTGGGGTACGTATAAtgccatattaatttatttttacactcCTCATGTATACTTAGGGACCCCTGTACCATTGCGTTTGCAACCCCTGCATCGAATATATCCTTTATGAGATCAATCTTCCAACTTCTAGTAGCTGATCCATCAATCGAGTCTTTGACAATGGCAGAAAGTGGCATTAATCCTCGAGTTGGAGTTTCAATTTACAAaagagaatttgagaaagatgaattgttttgagaattgaaaaaattgaattgtttattttattctatttgagaatttgaaaaagtcataatgattatatgagatgaaatgaaataagttgaaatgagaactatgaaaacaaacgaggcttttATTATATCGCTAGAAGAAACTCATGTTGGCCTTCTAATGCCTCGTCACTTTAGATACGAATTCATCAATATTCTTGTCCGAAGAACCACCCTCACTTATTGCTGCTACAGCCAAAGCCCTCCATTTCTTGGCATTCTCcttcatctctctccctctctccccctccATTACTTCCCTAATGCAAGATTGAATCTCTTCTCTCCCCACAATGCCATTCTCGTGATCATCAATCTTGACCTTAATTCCCACCTTCCACACATCCTCAACAAACTTGGCATTTGGACTTTGGTCAGTCCACTGTGGCATCCCCACCATCGGCACTGCCAAGCTCAATGCCTCAACGGTCGAATTCCACCCACAGTGCGTGAGAAAGCACCCAATTGCCTTATTCGATAGCACTTCCAGTTGAGGGCTCCACTGCACCACGAGGCCCTTATCGCCTACCTCTTCCACAAAGTTTTCTGGGAGGTTTGCTTCCTCTGAGGCCCTGACTACccacaaaaaatagaaatcgcTTCCTTTTAAAGCAAATGCCACTTCCTTCATTTGCTGTTTGCTTAAACCGGCCATGCTACCGAACGACACGGAAACAACAGATCCTGCTGGTTTCCTGTTGAGCCAATTGATGCAAACAGAAGAATCTAATGTGAAAAGATGAAGCCCATAATCTGTGTCCTTTTCGATACGGTTGTCTAAGTAGAAGGATGGAATTGTTGGCCCAATCGTCAGCAATCTGCAAACTTTTGACATGGTATCCACCACCTTGTGATAAAGCACAAACGATCAACGTCAAAACTGCAAACTGATTTCAAATCATgagatccatatatatatatatatacatacagacatatatattataatggttttttttttaagcaaaggCGAGAAAAGAGAGAcgcatacataaatatatatatatatatatataattaatctggTTAATTTCAAGGGTCTGTATTCACCTGCATAATTTTGTATTGCAACAAGATGCATGAACATATAGGAAATATGATTAGAGAAATATGACAAAAAAACCACTGTACGTTTAAACAAAACCACGATATATAGAGCCTTTTCTTTAAATTACCgttaatattctaattttttaaagttatagtTATCccattcatttgatcagctgtCTTCTGCGCGCTGCATGGCTTGGACACGTACCGAGAGGAAATGTATCGACATTTGAAAAGggatataacatatatatagttgaatatGCATGGTACTATGGTAGTTACAAGTACGATCTTATCTATGCAAAacagtaatattttatatactcagttgtagatttttaataaagtttacCTTTGATAGTTGTGGGCATGCGATGTAAAGCTAATACAAATTTGAAGGGTTATTGTTCattcattaaatctattttttattcacttttaatatccaatggttttttttattcacatttaatctctaaccgtcttgtaataataatgtaagaatcaaattaaattattaacgaatatatgattagtgtaattataaaatatgaaaaaaaaatattattattaaaaaaaatatattatattattattttgatgaattcaatagttaatccaatgtggagttatggataaaaagttttagatatatgaaaaatatatatttttcatcaaaatttgaagataaatttgataaatctAATACTAGTGCTCGAAATCTTTACGATAATCGGTAGATCAATAAACAACCGTGTTTTTATAAATTGGACTACTTACCGTAGAGAACAATAAGGTAAActatttgataatattttttcaaatatgtcGTGTGATTTATTTTCATCTATCTTAATCGCTTAACCTAAACTattgtatctctctctctctctctctctctctctctctctctctctctctctctctgtgtgcatgcgtgtgtatatatatgttggaatatacaaaatCACAGAGGAATTGGAACTAAAATCCCGAAAAGCCAAACAAAGGGTTTCATCTACCAGTAAAGCTGTTAGTTGacagttagttagttagttatgCAGATAAGTTGAGTTGGCCACATGTCAAGCATTGTATGGTCATGTTAATCAGTCACAAGTGTATAAATAGATCCATTTGTATAGTTATCAATACTACGAAGTTAATGAAAAGTAATTCAGTTTTCTTCCCTCAAGTTCTTaagttctctgtttttcttcatttggatTTCTGTTTCTAGCAATCTTacaatatatgtgtgtgtgtgtacacgtAGCTAGCGAAAGTACTGACTGTTAGAGTAGAGAAGAGAATTGTAAAAGAATATCTTCATTGATTCTTTTCTTACACAGAGCCGAGTgtatttatacaaaaatgagtaagataaaatcattgtttttattacaaataaccGTAGAGAGTAGTAACTGATTTCTCTACTGTTGCTTTCTAGAATTTTCTTGTTGTTGTGTGATGCTCTGCTGTTGCAAAAGGCAATGAGGTTGTAACCGACTGTCTTCATCTGTTGTGGTGCAGGGAGTGCACACCTGCTGTTTGTGAAAAGGCACCATGAGGTCTTCTAGTCTAATACGCCCCCGCGAGCCCAAGGGGGTGTCAACCACGTTGAGGCTCGTCCGAAAATGAGTGAACTTCTCTGCAACCAGTGGCTTAGTTAGGACGTCTGCTAGTTGATCCTTGGAGCTGCAGAATTTTACTTGTAAGACACGGGCAGCAACTCTATCTCTTACGAAGTGAACATCGATGTCCATATGTTTAGTTTTGGAGTGATAGATCGGGTTGACAGAGAGATAGGTGGCTCCAATGTTATCACACCATAAGATTGGAGCTTGAGGAAGAGAAATACCCAACTCTCTAAGAACAGTCTGAAGCCATATGGTCTCAGCAGCCGATGATGCTAAAGCTTTGTATTCGGCTTCTGTTGTTGATCGTGCCACTGTCTTCTGTTTCTTCAAACTCCAGGATATTAGGTGACTGCCAAGATAGATGCAAAAACCACCGGTGGAACGTCGATCATCGGGACAACCTCCCCAATCAGCATCGGAATATGTTTGGAGTGTGAAGGTGGAATTTCTCTTAAAGAGTAAATCGTGATTGATGGAAGCTTTGAGATACCGAATGACTCTTTTTACGGCACTCCAATGAGACTGTTTTGGAGAATGCATAAATTGGCAGATTTTATTCACTGCGAATGAGATATCTGGTCTGGTGAGGGAGAGGTACTGTAAGCCACCAACAATGCTCCTGTATAAGGTCGGGTCATCAAAGTCTGGAGAATCAAACTTGGACAGTTTGAGTGACGCAGCCATGGGAGAGGAGATGCCTTTGGCATGAAGCATCTGACTTCGTGTGAGCAAGCTCTTAATATACTTACGTTGAGTAAGAATGAGGCCTGCTGAAGTGTGAACAgcttcaagaccaagaaagaaagacaagtTCCCCAAGTCTTTGACTGGAAAGGCAGAGCCTAAGTCACGTATGAGCAGATCAATAGCTGAGGATTTAGACCCCGTGATGACCAAGTCATCAACATAGACCAGAAGATAAAGTAGGACATCCGCATGTTGTAATATAAATAAGGAGGGTTCTGCCTTTGAGGCCGTGAACCCGTATGCAAGTAACCACGAGCTAAGTTGTGCAAACCAAGCTCGTGgtgcttgcttgaggccatagagagcCTTGTGCAGCTTGCACACATATGTGGGATGTAATGGGTCTATAAATCCCTGAAGATGTTGCATATATACATCATCATGCAGTAatccatgcaaaaatgcattgtCAATGTCTAGTTGCCGTAAAGGCCATGATCGAGATACAGCAATAGAGAGAACAAGCCGAATAGTCGAGGGTTTTACCACAGGAGAAAATGTCTCATTATAGTCAAGACCATGGAGTTGATGATACCCTTTGGCGACAAGACGAGCTTTCCGTCTTTGAAAAGAACCATCTGCGTTGGTTTTGGTGCGAAAGACCCACCTGCAACCAAGAATATTAGATTCGGGTGTGGGAGGTACAAGACTCCAGGTACAATTTTGTTGAAGAGCAGCATATTCTTGAGCCATTGCATTTTTCCATTCTGTGAATTTCGAAGCAGCTGAGTAACTAGATGGTTCGTCTGGAACAGTGATGGAAGTAGTGAGACAAAAACGAGTGGAATAAGGAATGGTGCCATCGGTGAACTGTCTTGGTCTAGAAGAATTAGTCTGAGCACGCGTAATGATCGGTGAGCGAGGGGGTTAGAGAACTGGTGGAGAAGAGGAACGAGTAGATGCAGGGGAGCTCGAGGTAGACGAGGATGTAAGTGACGGGGATGAAGAGGTAGATGCAGGGGAGCTCGAGGTAGACGAGGATGTAAGTGACGGAATGGGCTGTGTGATGGGTTGACTTGGGCCGGGCCCGAGAATAGACTTAGAGAGAAGAGGGAGTGCAACGAGTCGGTCATTTGGATTTGGGAGTGGGCTGACTTGTGCTGGAGAAGATTTGTTGTTGGGCCGTAGAAAAGGGAATGAGAtctcattaaaaataacatctCTAGAGATGTATAGTCTGTTGTTTTTGAGATCCAAACATTTGTAGCCTTTGTGAGATGAGCTGTAACCCACAAAAAGACATGAAATAGAAcgaaaattcaatttatttgagAGATAAGGCCTGAGATTAGGCCAACATTCACATCCaaacacttttaaaaatttgtaatcgGGCTCAGAATTATGAACAAGGAAATGcggtgatttattttttagaatagatgatggaagaagattaattaaataaactgcGGTTTCAAAAGCATCAGCCCAATAGGAAAATGGTAGGAAAGAGTGGGCTAGAAGAGCAAGGCCAGTTTCAACAATGTGCCTATGCTTTCTTTCGACCAgtccattttgttgatgtgtatgAGGACATGAAAGACGATGAGTTATTCCCAATTTTTGACAAATCTGAGTTAAAGGTTTAAATTCCCCACCACCATCTGTTTGTAGGATTTTAAGTTTGGAATTGAATAATCGTTCAAGATAAGGGAGAAAGGAAGTAAAAATTTGAGTAACATCAGATTTGAGTTTAAGAGGGAAAAACCAAGTATATCGTGTATAATGATCAACAAATGAGATATAGTATTTAAATCCAAGGCGTGAAGTATAAGGAGCCGGACCCCATAAATCGGCACAAATTAAATCTAAGGGCCGAGTGTATTGAGTCTGGCTATTACAAAATGGTAACTGATGACTCTTAGCTAAAGGACATTCTGGACATTTGAAAACGGAAGCACTTGAAAGAACAGGTAAACATCTGGAGTGCAGCACGCGTGATACAAGAGCTAGGGAAGGATGTCCTAGCCGACGATGCCACTGTTCTAGACTGGTTCGTTCACCAAGATGAGTGGAGGGAACAGGAGATGAAGATGCAGCTGAGGGAAAAACATATAGACCATTACGCGTTGGCCCTGTGAGGAGGGTTGTCTTCGTGTGTTTGTCCTTCACAGCAAAATGAGatgaatgaaattcaaaaaagcaTGAATTATCAATGCAGAATTGAAGCACAGATACCAGATTTTTTGTAATGGAAGGGACGTGTAACAGATTGTgaagtgaaaaagaagaagaaggcacAAGTGAGAAGGAACAGTCACCGAAATTTTGGATGGGAAGACCATTGCCATCGCCAACCCGAATTGTTTCACCACCACTATACTGTTCAGAAGAAATATTCAAGTTACTCAGATCATTTGTTATATGATGTGTAGCTGCTGAGTCCGGGTACCATGAGGAATCAGAGAAAGAGGCAGGGGCAGTGTAATTTGCAGAGAATGATCGAGGAGCTTCAAGTTGATAGGAATGATCAAACCTGTATCGGCACTGAAGAGCAACGTGACCAGATTTGTTGCAAACCTGGCAGGTAGGGCGCTGAGCAGTGTAGTGAGGTGGTGGATTTGTGAACGAGTGTGTTCTGCCACCACGAGAGTTGCTATTAAAACGGCCTCGTCCTCGACCTTGACAGCCATTTCCACGTCCACGACCACGATCCTTTCCACTTGAAGCACTGAAGTTGGCTGCAGGTTCAATAGGGGAGAGAGTAGTCCTGGTGAAGTGAGCAGTGCGGGCCTCATGTATGAAAAGGAGTTGATACAGCTCCTCAGAAGAAAGAGGGTCAGCTCGTGTGGTTACGGAAGTAATGAAGGGTTCATATGCTTGGCCAAGACCATTAAGCAGGTATGTAACGATTTCTTTTTCGGGTAGGGGATTTCCAGTTGCAGCAAGTGAATCAGCTAGCATACGAACTTTGCCAAAATATTCAGACATTGGTTGATCACCTCTAGACAGATTGGTGAGTTGAAAGCGGATTTGAAATTCTTTGGCCTGGGAATGGGAAGCAAACATGGAGGCTAACCGAACCCATAGATCACGAGCCATGATAGATGAAAGAACGTGACCAAGAATAGAGTCAGAGAGGGAAGAGAAAAGAACGCTAAGGACGAGTTGGTCCGTGCGTTGCCATGAGAGAAATGCTGGATTGAGTTTGGGTATGTTGGTAGTCGAATCTGTTATAGTTTTTGGGGGAGAAGAAAGGGAGCCATCGATGTATTGAAAGAGATCTTGGCCCCTGAGATAGGCAGAGATCTGTACCTTCCATAGGAGGTAATTATCGGTGGTGAGTTTGGTagaaataatatgagaaaaggAGGATAGGTTAGAGGAAGGAGGTGGAGAATCTGAAGAAATAGCCATGGATCAGAGAGACGATAGTCTtcgggctctgataccatgttagagTAGAGAAGAGAATTGTAAAAGAATATCTTCATTGATTCTTTTCTTACACAGAGCCGAGTgtatttatacaaaaatgagtaagataaaataattgtttttattacaaataaccGTAGAGAGTAGTAACTGATTTCTCTACTGTTGCTTTCTAGAATTTTCTTGTTGTTGTGTGATGCTCTGCTGTTGTAAAAGGCAATGAGGTTGTAACCGACTGTCTTCATCTGTTGTGGTGCAGGGAGTGCACACCTGCTGTTTGTGAAAAGGCACCATGAGGTCTTCTAGTCTAATACTGACCTGAAGCTCTAGCTCATAGAAAGTGTTGACAAGAACCCAATCAGCTTTGTCTGTGTTAGAAAATTGATTTAGCAGCAACGCGAAGTAAGCCGGATAAGACCCGGACACAGAGATGAAAGATGGCATGTCCTCAAGGTCAAGCAACGGGAAACCAGGAATGGAGATAGGTGTGGAAGATATCGGGAGCTTCAAGAGCCCGTGATGCGCTTGatagtatatgaaattaacaGCACAAGCTTGAGTAAAGAAAGCAGCTCCAGGCAAGCCAAACATTTTGGCTACTTCCAAAGCCCAAGGCAAAGAAGCGTCATATATTATGCAATCAATAGGGTTTGCTGTGTCTTTGTGCTTGAGGATGAGGTCGGATAGGGTTTTTGAGCCTCTGGCTTCCATGCGGGTGAGATAGGCATGGATGCTTTCGGCTTGGAGGAACCCACCTTCATCATAGCCGTCCGATATCGTTTCAAATTGGACGGAGCCTCCCGGTGAGTTATGGGGTTCCATGGCGTTGTAGATGAAGACGGTGGTGGCTACGGTTGCTTTAAGCCCTTTGGAGGCCAATCTCTTTGAGAATTGCAGCAAAGGGTTTATGTGGCCTTGGCTTGGATAAGGTAGCGCTAAGACATGGCCTCTGTATGCTTTgttttccatctctctctttctctctccgtcgatccctctctctcaacatatatcactctttttttatctctctctctctcacttgacTTCAGTATCAGTTAGGCAAAAAGCTATTGGTCTATTGTTAATtgtgtaataatattaaataattttagatgaaaattaaaagttaaaaattaaatgaaatattattataatgataatattaaaaataatttaatttttttaaatctcaaaataataataatattataataatattttatttaatttttaatttttatctacaattatctcatctcatctcactttccaaacGAAATCTAATTCTcttgaaaatatgtttattgTTTATTCCCAAAATGAGTGGTCAGACTCTCCTTAATGAGTaggtatatgtaaaatatttaattaaataatgtaGAATTAGGGGTATAATACGATCAATCCGGTTTGGCTTAGTCTTGTTCCATCATTTTTCTaggactggactggaccgaacatCTATAGGGATCGAATTGGTTCGGTCGGTCTGTTCATTCcgacccaaattttttttttccaaataaattaataaaaaaatttatttaaattactaaattaaaattaaacgaattattaatgtagattatataactaactcattaaataaatattttatatgttcaatgatactaaattatataattattatataaaaaatatatttaaaaattaaaatatatatttttccaattcGGTCGATCCGGTCGGAGGAAACCCCACCCCGGGACCAGACCGAAGATCGAAAGTTGAGAAATACTTGGACCGAGACCAAAACGGTCGGTCAGATCAGTTTTTTTGGTATGGATCGGCCGGCTTTCACCCCTAGGTAGAATGTAGAGTATgacttcaaattcaaaattttactcTGATtccatataaaattattatttgatctaaatgcttaaaataatataaagatgtacatttaattatttgtattatattattaagaatTTAGTCTAATCAAATTGAATTGATTATAAATTGAATCTATTTTAGtgaacttttttaataatttattgaattatttCGATCGATCGATTTAAGACAATTTAGACCTGTTCTTGTCGAATTTAGATCGATTTGAACAGATTCAagattacatttatttttaagttatttaacaaatgatttttttaatttcttgtataAAAATACGATagaattaaacatatatatgaacattttttttattatattcatttAGAATCTCAAAATCATTAAAGAATAAAGTACgtagttctttattttctttagttgaacaaataaattaagTGATAAATGAgtgttttatattaaatttatgattttgcataaaatattacatttatcATGTGCTCATAACTTAATAGTCTTTATCTTATTCAtatatgagaggaaaaaaatgtcGACAATTGAtgttaaatacataaattatatatttattaaaattatttagattcataatttcatatcatatttttatttaaactagTCAACAAATTTACACGATATTAAAAGCTTGAATTGCATTATatatggtttttaatttttttttatagacatTGACATAATTGACTTAAAATTATCATAAATcgcttaatttaatttattaaattgatcGATATATTGAATCCATTTTTTTCCCCGATcccaattttttgaattttggtttATTACAGTATTGACAATGACGGATGATCTCGCGCAAGCCATTATTGACTTCAAACAATCCTCCAATATAGCCTAGCAAATGTCAGCACCGATTGGCGTGACCTGGTTTATCACTGTTTGTGGTCGATGTGAAATGGATTTCTTCAGAATTTCGGTCGCTCTCTTCGACGGCTTCGTtctgaatataaataattttttatgtttttaaaaaattaaaaataaaataaaaacttttttttttttgttctcccATTGCGTACTTCTGGTCTTAATTTATACACAAGTTTATCTGTTTGATCAAGAAGTTCACGGATTACGGTTACCtcacaaaagaaggaaaatgataatgaagaaaaaaaaaaaaaaaaaagcgcgCTGCTACGTGACTACGTCCCATGCGGAGAATTTCTTTGCAGTCTTGGTACGTGCATTACAATCgaataagatgagttaaaataatttatgaatagtaaaataaaaattaaattatatactatatttaatataaaaatttgaaaaaattattttaagatttgaaaaagttgaattgtttattatattttatgtagaaattttaaaaagttgtaatgataagatgagttaaggtgGGTTTTGAAAACAAACCTCCTCTAAACTATCCCTTCTTTAATTTGAGAGACAAAACAATGCAAATGTAGTGAAATCAAGATGTGAAAATTTCTTAAGAGTGTTAATATGTAATACGACTCGTTAATCCAACACGAATACGACACGATAAAAACGGATTAGGATTTAGCCTTATtgggttcgggtcaaaataGATTGACCccttaagacacgattgcttaacagGTTGATAacggtcaacccgttttgacccgctaataaagttaaagttacaattatacccttatacctaaacctaaaattgttagaattttaatttcgatatttttattatttagattgtaattttagacttgtagttagttttatatttttttttatagatattgtgattttaacatttatataaaattatgttaaatttaactaggtcaaacgggttaatttcttatatgttcaacctatttacataaacgggtcaaaacgggttgacacgacccgttatgttaatgggtCGTATTAGGATTTAAGATTTTGACAAGATAAACTTAATGGGTTGGGTTAGAGTTGacccatataatataatatacatgtcttgacacctACACGAACACGACCTGTTAATACAATTTGACATCATTAAAATTTCTATCTCTTGAATCTCTGTTCACTGTCAATCGCCGGCATCCTCCACCAGTGGTCGAGTGCTTAACTGCCCATCGCCAATCTCCTCCACCATTGATGGAGTCTCTAGGTTTGTATCCTCCATTGACGTAAGGAATTTGGAAGCCATACATAAATTTGTTAGCTGGATCTAGTTTGTTCCTTTGTTTTCCCCAATAAATTTCAGCTATCTGAGCTCAAGTAGAAACTATCCAATGCTATGGATGTATGAACTGAAAAGACAGATTTGGGTCTCCTCTAGAAagaaatatattcaaaaaattgaaGAACATGAGGATGGATTTGGATCTGGGTTTCCACCATGGGAGAGACGGACTCTTCctccaaaaatatattcaaaaaattgtaCTACGAAGATGGATTTAGGCTtcctccaaaaattaaagaacacataaatttggaaaaaaattaaattaactaaCTTCCGATATCAGTtatcaacaatattatttttcttttaataaataaataatatatataatctttggtaaaatattatatgaattgaTCCCTATTTCTTGGGATGGCAACAACGACGGTGAACTTAAGTTGAGAAGGGGATAGCGGCTTAGGGCACTCAAAAGTTAATGAGAGAAGGGGATGAGGCTTAGGACATGTTGGTAGTTGCTAAGTTTCCACTTCCCACGCACCAGGAGGACTCATTGGTAAGGGCCTTTGCACTTAAATGAAACGTAATCGTTTCATTTAAATGCAAAAGCCACGTAAGGTGTGCGCACGCAATCCTCATAAGTGGATTGTGAATAGagttattctaaaaaaaattgggaGGAACACAACAATCATGTATCataagtttacttttttaaacagtgagatgatataagataattttaaataaaagttgaaaattgaataaaatattattcaaattttattattttaatattattattattttaaaatttaaaaaaattaaattatttattatatttatataaaaattttaaaaaaattataataataagagtagatgaaatattttgactATCAATACTttagaaattttatgaaaaaaatagagtacatTATTAACTGTAAAATGTGTCCAATCAATGATTGCTCTCTCATAACTCATCATTACTGTTGGATGAGATGAAGTGATCCGATGGAATTCAATGGCTGACAATGATATGGAAACGATTCGGAAAACTCTA is a window from the Juglans regia cultivar Chandler chromosome 7, Walnut 2.0, whole genome shotgun sequence genome containing:
- the LOC108998236 gene encoding UDP-glycosyltransferase 74F2-like translates to MENKAYRGHVLALPYPSQGHINPLLQFSKRLASKGLKATVATTVFIYNAMEPHNSPGGSVQFETISDGYDEGGFLQAESIHAYLTRMEARGSKTLSDLILKHKDTANPIDCIIYDASLPWALEVAKMFGLPGAAFFTQACAVNFIYYQAHHGLLKLPISSTPISIPGFPLLDLEDMPSFISVSGSYPAYFALLLNQFSNTDKADWVLVNTFYELELQVVDTMSKVCRLLTIGPTIPSFYLDNRIEKDTDYGLHLFTLDSSVCINWLNRKPAGSVVSVSFGSMAGLSKQQMKEVAFALKGSDFYFLWVVRASEEANLPENFVEEVGDKGLVVQWSPQLEVLSNKAIGCFLTHCGWNSTVEALSLAVPMVGMPQWTDQSPNAKFVEDVWKVGIKVKIDDHENGIVGREEIQSCIREVMEGERGREMKENAKKWRALAVAAISEGGSSDKNIDEFVSKVTRH